The Pseudobacteroides sp. genome includes a region encoding these proteins:
- a CDS encoding leucine-rich repeat domain-containing protein, giving the protein MYAATPSAIISVDFNNDGSVNMGDVVFIGKYFGRIVEKPTPTQMPTPTSNDTSLIDTGDFVINTATGTIVKYKGSGGNVTVPKGVNRVNQSKVTSIGSNAFYYCKLTSISIPDGVAVINDGTFSGCKSLATITIPNRVSRIGMPAFNDCTKLSNAYFVGHQPDFGSYAFSNTKLGFKIVILPTSQGFGKPDPYKNESSGVWFLNCSESYDVVIADSIYTFDATTGTILMYNG; this is encoded by the coding sequence ATGTATGCTGCCACACCATCGGCAATTATTTCTGTGGACTTTAATAATGATGGGTCAGTAAACATGGGTGACGTAGTTTTTATAGGAAAATATTTTGGAAGAATAGTAGAAAAACCGACACCAACACAGATGCCAACTCCAACCAGCAATGATACTTCATTGATAGACACGGGTGATTTTGTTATAAATACTGCTACAGGAACAATTGTAAAATATAAAGGAAGCGGCGGAAATGTAACAGTACCGAAAGGGGTAAACCGGGTAAACCAATCTAAAGTAACAAGTATTGGAAGCAATGCATTCTATTATTGCAAATTAACAAGCATATCCATACCTGATGGTGTGGCCGTCATAAATGACGGTACATTTTCCGGTTGCAAATCCCTTGCAACTATAACCATACCAAACAGAGTATCGAGGATAGGTATGCCAGCATTCAACGACTGCACCAAACTAAGTAATGCTTATTTCGTGGGTCATCAGCCGGATTTTGGCAGCTATGCTTTTTCCAACACAAAACTTGGTTTCAAGATTGTAATTTTGCCCACTTCACAAGGCTTTGGCAAGCCAGATCCATACAAAAATGAATCTTCCGGGGTTTGGTTTCTCAATTGTTCAGAAAGCTATGATGTTGTTATAGCTGATAGCATTTATACTTTTGATGCGACTACAGGAACAATTTTGATGTACAATGGGTAG